A genome region from Manihot esculenta cultivar AM560-2 chromosome 5, M.esculenta_v8, whole genome shotgun sequence includes the following:
- the LOC110615813 gene encoding auxin response factor 18 — MAHAESNLRDASISCGGRGGDDLYTELWKACAGPLVEVPRAGERVLYFPQGHMEQLEASTNQELTQQIPRFNLPSKILCRVVNIQLLAEQETDDVYAQITLHPEPNQAEPTSPDSYPPEPQKPTVHSFCKILTPSDTSTHGGFSVLRKHATECLPPLDMNQATPTQELAAKDLHGYNWRFKHIFRGQPRRHLLTTGWSTFVTSKRLVAGDAFVFLRGDNGELRVGVRRLARQQSSMPSSVISSQSMHLGVLATASHAVTTQTLFVVYYKPRTSQFIIGLNKYLEAVNHGFSVGMRFKMRFEGEDSPERRFTGTIIGVGDISPQWSGSKWRSLKIQWDEPATIQRPERVSPWDIEPFAAYASTNLPLTVVKSKRPRPVDTPMSEITTNSTASPFWYHGSVQSHELSQLGSAAEAQSCESPVVWPMRQKEIESSILNGSSCNSMGRPEGIWPTSPHMNASLSLFLDSSDDNRNITTQSVISGYVSPLPSWQSNGLINNQVEKGKKYENSVGCRLFGIDLTRNSNAAAPPEKESLCSTVDPNGTIGSVSAPGGSDKAQNMDNFKSSKELKQIASDAFTRETHNKLVSTSTRSRTKVQMQGVAVGRAVDLTVLKGYGDLIKELEEMFEIKGELSTRDKWAVVFTDDEGDMMLLGDDPWMEFCKMVKKIIIYSSEEVKKMNTRCKFPASSHL; from the exons ATGGCTCATGCTGAGAGTAATCTCAGGGATGCTTCGATTTCTTGTGGTGGAAGAG GAGGAGATGATCTATATACGGAGCTATGGAAGGCATGTGCAGGTCCGTTGGTGGAGGTACCACGGGCTGGAGAAAGGGTTCTCTATTTTCCTCAGGGTCACATGGAACAA TTGGAAGCATCAACAAATCAGGAACTAACTCAACAAATCCCGCGGTTTAATCTTCCTTCTAAGATCCTTTGCCGAGTTGTCAACATTCAACTTCTG GCAGAACAAGAGACCGATGATGTTTATGCTCAGATCACCTTGCACCCAGAACCAAAT CAAGCTGAGCCTACTAGTCCTGATTCATACCCGCCTGAACCCCAAAAGccaacagttcattcattctgCAAAATTCTAACACCTTCTGATACAAGCACCCATGGAGGGTTTTCTGTTCTCAGAAAGCACGCCACTGAATGCTTGCCTCCATTG GACATGAACCAGGCAACCCCAACACAGGAACTGGCTGCCAAAGATCTGCATGGGTATAACTGGCGATTTAAACACATATTTAGAG gtcaaccaaggagacatttgctTACAACTGGATGGAGTACATTTGTCACTTCCAAGAGACTTGTTGCAGGAGATGCTTTTGTTTTTCTTAG GGGTGATAATGGGGAACTGCGAGTTGGGGTTCGGCGTCTTGCTCGTCAGCAGAGCTCCATGCCTTCATCTGTGATATCCAGCCAAAGCATGCATTTAGGAGTGCTCGCTACTGCTTCTCATGCTGTTACAACACAGACCCTTTTTGTTGTGTACTACAAGCCTAG GACAAGCCAATTTATTATTGGCTTGAACAAATATTTGGAGGCTGTTAATCATGGGTTTTCTGTTGGCATGCGCTTCAAGATGAGATTTGAGGGAGAAGACTCTCCTGAGAGGAG GTTCACAGGAACTATCATTGGAGTTGGAGATATTTCTCCTCAGTGGTCAGGCTCTAAATGGCGGTCATTGAAG ATACAATGGGATGAACCAGCAACAATTCAAAGGCCAGAGAGAGTTTCTCCATGGGATATTGAGCCTTTTGCTGCTTATGCTTCTACAAATCTTCCTCTGACAGTGGTAAAGAGTAAAAGGCCCAGACCAGTAGATACACCAATGTCAG AAATTACCACCAATTCAACTGCTTCGCCCTTCTGGTACCATGGATCAGTTCAGTCCCATGAGTTGAGCCAACTAGGTAGTGCTGCTGAAGCTCAAAGTTGTGAAAGCCCAGTTGTTTGGCCTATGAGGCAGAAGGAAATTGAAAGTAGTATTCTCAACGGTAGCAGCTGTAACTCAATGGGCAGACCGGAGGGCATTTGGCCTACTTCTCCTCATATGAATGCCTCTCTAAGTCTTTTCCTTGATTCATCTGATGACAACAGAAATATAACAACGCAGTCTGTCATTTCTGGTTATGTGTCACCTCTACCATCATGGCAAAGCAATGGCCTGATAAATAACCAGGTGGAGAAAGGGAAAAAGTATGAGAATTCTGTAGGCTGCCGTTTATTTGGAATTGATTTAACAAGAAATTCTAATGCTGCTGCTCCTCCAGAGAAGGAATCTTTGTGTTCAACTGTTGACCCCAATGGCACCATAGGATCTGTTTCAGCTCCAGGCGGTTCTGATAAGGCACAAAATATGGATAATTTCAAGTCCTCGAAAGAACTGAAGCAAATTGCTTCAGATGCATTTACAAGAGAGACGCACAACAAGCTGGTCTCCACTTCCACAAGAAGTCGTACCAAG GTGCAAATGCAAGGAGTTGCTGTTGGTCGAGCTGTTGATCTAACAGTGCTGAAAGGGTATGGAGATCTCATAAAAGAGCTGGAGGAAATGTTTGAAATCAAAGGAGAGCTTTCAACTCGTGACAAATGGGCTGTTGTATTTACTGATGATGAGGGTGACATGATGCTCCTGGGTGATGATCCGTGGAT GGAGTTCTGTAAGATGGTTAAGaagataataatatattcaaGTGAGGAAGTGAAGAAGATGAACACAAGATGCAAGTTTCCTGCTTCATCTCATCTCTAG
- the LOC122723639 gene encoding uncharacterized protein LOC122723639 — protein MPVMEKLKIFVVQEPVVAASCLIAGVGLFLPAVVRPILDSFETSKNVHQPTISDVVAGVRKKQA, from the exons ATGCCGGTGATGGAGAAGCTGAAGATTTTCGTAGTGCAAGAGCCTGTTGTAGCAGCTTCTTGCCTTATCGCTGGTGTTG gtCTTTTCCTCCCAGCTGTGGTGAGGCCGATTTTGGATTCCTTTGAAACAAGCAAGAATGTCCATCAGCCTACGATAAGTGAT GTGGTTGCAGGTGTGCGTAAAAAGCAGGCATAA
- the LOC110614764 gene encoding uncharacterized protein At4g00950 isoform X1 has protein sequence MVQAQTPVDIEHYERGRVATVMGSETDSELSSTPRLPLFLNPHAHASAQSPQRSGTLTPPLYTSASVPFRWEEEPGKPRGCTALSNTSDCSPKCLELPPRLLLDASVSKLPSPTTVLEGPYMSKQKFQSFSFRMIRRERYGSFRRSCSPERGELSSMVLRKRGVQDGGVLGSWRWGRRAFTGKREVGGASYVFPSTSMDRELVGSNEEEERSSKNVKLTRIRRSDSLSTHARSHFWATIYDGLKQVIPWRSKKLKKDKFVI, from the exons ATGGTACAAGCCCAGACCCCAGTGGACATAGAGCATTACGAGAGAGGAAGAGTGGCAACAGTAATGGGATCTGAGACAGATTCAGAGCTAAGCTCCACACCAAGATTGCCATTATTCTTGAACCCACATGCACATGCATCTGCTCAGTCACCACAGAGGTCAGGGACGCTAACCCCACCACTCTACACCTCAGCTTCTGTCCCATTTCGGTGGGAGGAAGAGCCCGGAAAGCCCAGAGGCTGCACTGCTCTCTCCAACACCAGTGACTGTAGCCCCAAGTGCCTAGAGCTACCTCCAAGGTTGCTCTTGGATGCCAGTGTTAGCAAGCTGCCCTCACCGACTACAGTCTTGGAGGGACCTTATATGAGCAAGCAAAAGTTTCAGTCTTTTTCGTTTAGAATGATCAGAAGGGAGCGTTATGGGTCGTTTCGCAGGAGTTGTAGTCCTGAGAGAGGGGAGCTTAGTTCCATGGTCCTTAGGAAGAGAGGAGTGCAAGATGGAGGAGTTTTGGGTTCCTGGCGTTGGGGAAGGAGAGCCTTCACGGGTAAAAGAGAGGTTGGTGGGGCTAGCTATGTCTTTCCGTCGACGTCCATGGATAGAGAGCTTGTTGGTAGCaacgaagaagaagagagaagtagCAAGAACGTCAAGCTTACAAGGATCAGAAGATCGGACAGCCTTTCCACTCATGCCAGGTCTCATTTCTGG GCGACtatttatgatggtttgaagcaGGTAATTCCATGGAGGAGCAAAAAACTAAAGAAAGATAAGTTTGTTATCTGA
- the LOC110614764 gene encoding uncharacterized protein At4g00950 isoform X2, translating to MVQAQTPVDIEHYERGRVATVMGSETDSELSSTPRLPLFLNPHAHASAQSPQRSGTLTPPLYTSASVPFRWEEEPGKPRGCTALSNTSDCSPKCLELPPRLLLDASVSKLPSPTTVLEGPYMSKQKFQSFSFRMIRRERYGSFRRSCSPERGELSSMVLRKRGVQDGGVLGSWRWGRRAFTGKREVGGASYVFPSTSMDRELVGSNEEEERSSKNVKLTRIRRSDSLSTHARSHFWKMLVLKFCRRLFMMV from the exons ATGGTACAAGCCCAGACCCCAGTGGACATAGAGCATTACGAGAGAGGAAGAGTGGCAACAGTAATGGGATCTGAGACAGATTCAGAGCTAAGCTCCACACCAAGATTGCCATTATTCTTGAACCCACATGCACATGCATCTGCTCAGTCACCACAGAGGTCAGGGACGCTAACCCCACCACTCTACACCTCAGCTTCTGTCCCATTTCGGTGGGAGGAAGAGCCCGGAAAGCCCAGAGGCTGCACTGCTCTCTCCAACACCAGTGACTGTAGCCCCAAGTGCCTAGAGCTACCTCCAAGGTTGCTCTTGGATGCCAGTGTTAGCAAGCTGCCCTCACCGACTACAGTCTTGGAGGGACCTTATATGAGCAAGCAAAAGTTTCAGTCTTTTTCGTTTAGAATGATCAGAAGGGAGCGTTATGGGTCGTTTCGCAGGAGTTGTAGTCCTGAGAGAGGGGAGCTTAGTTCCATGGTCCTTAGGAAGAGAGGAGTGCAAGATGGAGGAGTTTTGGGTTCCTGGCGTTGGGGAAGGAGAGCCTTCACGGGTAAAAGAGAGGTTGGTGGGGCTAGCTATGTCTTTCCGTCGACGTCCATGGATAGAGAGCTTGTTGGTAGCaacgaagaagaagagagaagtagCAAGAACGTCAAGCTTACAAGGATCAGAAGATCGGACAGCCTTTCCACTCATGCCAGGTCTCATTTCTGG AAAATGTTGGTGTTGAAATTTTGCAGGCGACtatttatgatggtttga